The DNA sequence CGTCTCCTTATGAGATGATGACATCTCGCATGGGTCTGCCGGGTCCATCTCATTCCCCGCCAGTCAGTCGGCCGGAGCATGCCTTACAGGAACTCCTTTCTCAGCGCCAGAGTCAATCCAATCCTCGCGGGCCTCAAACACCTGGCGTGGTCAATGAAAATACGGAATTCTTGATGCACCTTATGCAGGGCCACCGGCGCGTTGAACCAATGAGGCCTGAGCAACGGCAGCCAGATCAGCATTTGCCCGAACAGCTCCTCGCCCGTAtgcaacaacagcagcaatccAGCAAGCAGGGGCCTCTTCCCGGAATGCCAGACCGTGAGCATCTTGAATACCAGCGTGAGAGAAGCGCGTCCCAGcgtcagcagcaacaacttCGTGGACAGCCGGGACCACAAGGCTTCATGGATGAGAGTCAATTCCACCCCGGAGATATGAATGCCCGCCCTCCGCAACAGCCGACACAGATCCTGCAGCGGCCGATGCCTCCTCCTGGCTTGGATCACCAAATGCATCCTTTCCATATGGGTGGCCCCTCGGGCGGTGCGGGCCCGGCGCCTCAGATGCAGCCACAACGGCCAATGATCCCACCTCCCGGGCTGCTCAACAGCGGTCCTCGGAATGCCAATGTCGGGCCCATGCCCGGAATGCAGTTCCCACCAAACTTCCCGCCCCCACATGGACCCCCAGGTCCCAGCAACTTCCCATCTGTACCGCTACCTCCACACATTGGCGGCCCCCCTCCTGGACCCCCTGAGGGCATGGCAGGACCTCCAAGGCAGATGCAACCGCCTCCGGGCTTCTTTGGCGGACCCCCGCCCCCGGGCTTCATGGGACCTCTCGGTATGGGATTCCCAGGCGGTCCCGGCGTGCCGGGCGGACCGGGCGGACCAGGCCCTGATGGTCTGGGGCCAAATGTAATGGGCTATGGCGGGCTTCCCAGTCCCTTTGATAGGATGGAGCGGATGGACAGAAGGGGCATGATGCCTCCTCCGGGAAACTTCCGCGGCTAGAGGAATGACCGTGAAGGAAATCCGGACCAGCGTGTGCAAATGGCCTTGGAGCATATTATGCAGGTGCGGGAACACGAGGAACGAGTTCGTGAAGAGCACAAAAGGGAACATGGGCGGCCTCATCTTTAGCAAGCCTTCCGAGGCTCTAAAACAACGGAGGTTAGCCTGAAGAAAGCAGAGACAGTTAGGGGCGTTAGATGACGATGTCACGAATTGGAAGGAGGTGACGCGTATCCTGACCGCCCACGTCTACAAGCGTGCTGCCTACCTCCACGAACAGCTGGCGACTGGTATAAGATGGGTTCTCTTTTAATTGTGTACGGGCATGGCCTACTCCCAAGAAAAGCGGGCAATTTTGGAACAgcggacggtggtggtggcatagTTCTTAAGAAAAAGGTTTTGTCGATAATGGCATAAAATCAGGGGTAGGGACGGAAGGAGTGTCTGGTGGTGATTTTACCTAGGCAAGGAATGAGATGATAGGAGTATGGGACAGAGGTTGGTGAACGATTAACCACTGATCTGTGGTGATTTTTAggcctcttttctttctttgtgaAGTCTAGTACTACTACGTTTTCTGTTTGGTGTGGATGTTGTCTGAACGGTGTGCTGTGTGGTTTAGCAGTATGTAGTAGTTGTTTGATTGGTACCTCCTACTTTGAGATAGCGCGAGGCTAAGGGAAgcgagggggggttgaaagTGTAGGGTTATGTTTTCTGTGAGGGGGTTTAAAAGGTGAAGGGCGAGCAAGGAGGAGCGTTGAAATGATGAACTAGCAGCGTTGCTGTTGTGACTTGTGTTGCTGAGGGGGGAATCAAGCGAATAATGAAGATGAAAAAGAATTTATAGTGAGCCGGGGAGCATTGTGAAATCTTTGTGGCATAGTAATATGGAACCTGTGTTGTTGCTTTTTCCAAGATGGCACTTTTATAAAGAAGACTACAAAATGAAGCGAGAAGTACAAAAGAGAAGTGTGCTGTTGTGAGGAAACAGCAGCATGGAAAAAGATATGGTTTTGATTTCGTCCAGGCTCGAACTGGAGACCTTCAGTGTGTTAGACTGACGTGATAACCAACTACACCACGAAACCATAGGTTGTTGTCAGAAAAAAGCAGTGGAAGATTAGTACATGTGGAGAAGGTTGCGGTGGGGGCGTGATGGGTGGAGAAAAGTGGGAGGCGATGAGACGATGGATAAAGAAATCCGGGGATGTTCGTGGGAGGTGTTTGAAGAGGTAGCCTTGGGCTGTTGGAAAGATTCAAGTCCAGAGAGAAGGTGCTGGTCTCTTTTGGGTGGCTATTGGGCACCTTGAGGGTCTTGCCGTTGATGAGGCAAGCGGCAAAGCGGCAAATGACCTGTGGCACCATGGAGCTCTTCACTCAAGACGCCGTCTCAAATGTGATCACGATGCAGTCAACTGCAATAAACATCATGCCATGGGAGAATTGAACAAGTCAAAGAAATAGAAATCCCCAGAATCCCCAGCTCGGGATGGCGGAAAGGCGTGTAAGTGGCCGGCCGGTCTCGGCAATTGGGCCCCCGGCCCAAGCAATCGCCAATCAGTGAGCTGGTCCCGCGCCTGGGCGACATCGCGCCTGTTGCCTCGGCATGTGCTTGCTGGGTTCGCCGACACCAACCACTCGCAATCGACTTGTCGAACGCCTCTGCTTTCTCTGCGGTTCTACGACTGCAACATTAAAGAACCAGGGCAAGTTTCTGGTATATTTTCAACAAACCTCTCCGCTGCAGTGTTTAACTGTCGGGCTTTGAGTAGCAGATGGTGATAGTAACGTCATCAATCGTCGATTCAACGCATCACTAAAGAAACAAATAACATCCATTGACCTAGCAACCCAAACGACAAAGACATTGAATAAACGTTTATTTCCAACGAACCCGATTCAGTATAATACCTCCTTTCACACGCCGCGATTTTCgaaccaacaacctcttctctACCGataaacaacaacaaaacctTACCGGgctcccatcaacaacaaaccatGCCCcgcccaacccaaaccataaccctccccatcctccccctccccccaggcGCGGTTCTTCTTCCGGGAGTAATCCAACGaatctccgtctcctccctccgccccgacgtcgcctccctcctcgcagcAGTCTACACCCGCGCCGCagccgcctccacctcctccagcaaatCCGGCCCCAGCGGAAGAATAGACACCATCCCCATCGCCTGCCTCCCCCTGGCCTCCCCCCTGATCAACTACAAGGGtcaacagctcctcctccagaaaGAAGACTCTCCATCTACACCACCCCCGAAAATCGACccctccaaagccaccaaGAACGACCTCTTCCCCTACGGCGTCGACGCCAAAATCACGGGTATCGAAGGTCGTGGAACGGGGGAGTTTACCCTCCTAGTCGAGGGCATCTGCCGCGTAAAGCTAGAAAAAGCCTGGACCAACACCGAAAGAGGCTTTCTCGAAGGCAGGGTCATCGACCTCGTCGATGATGCAACCGAGCTTGAAAAGGGCGGGGTGGTGCTCCAGGAATTGTTTAACCACCTCAAAATGCTGAGTCGGGAGTTGGTTGCGATTCTTAGGTTGACTGCCATGTTGCCGAGATCTGGTCAGCAGGGTTTGTCGCCTTTGTTGGCTAGGAGACTGGATCTCTTTATTACACGGCAGAAGCAGCCGGGGGCGTTGGCGGACTTTATGGCGAATATTGTGGAGGCTAGTTATGAGGAGAAGttgatggtgctggcggcggtggaggtgaaggtgagggtgCAGAGGGTGATTGATTTGTTGGATAGGCAGGTGAatgggttgaagagggggattAAAATTACGGCTATTAGCACGAcggggagtgggatgttTCCGTTTTTGGataaggggaaggaggaggaggagagggagaggtttaggaggggggggacgATTGTGCCGGTTAAGGGGGGGTTGcctggggtgggggggttgccgGGAATGTTTTCGGGGGGGCAGCAGCCAAAGGGGAtgattggaggaggggggcaggatggggaggatcaGGAACCGAATGAGATTGAGGAGTTGGCCAAGAGGCTGGAGGCTACGAAGCTTTCGCCTGAGGCGGCCAAGGTGGCGGAGAGGGAATTGAAGAGGCTGAAAAAGATCCATCCCGCGCAGGCTGAGTATGCTGTTACGCGGACATATCTGGAGACGCTGGCGGAGATTCCGTGGACGGTTACGACTGATGATCGGCTGGGACCGCATACGctgccgagggcgaggaagcagttggatgaggatcattatgggttggagaaggtcaagaagaGGCTGCTGGAGTACTTGGCGGTGCTGAGGTTGAAGCAGAGTGTgaatgaggaggttgacaaggagatcaagaaggtggaggaggagcttggggcCACTAGTGCCCACAGTGACACtaaggaggcggaggaagcggccgagaaggctgctgatGCAACTACTGCCCTGGAGGAAAAGATCAAGGCTAATAGTGCCAAGGTTGAGATTCTTCGCAGCAAGAGAATGGTTGATAAGTCCCCTATTCTTTTGCTTGTCGGCCCCCCAGGTGTAGGCAAGACCTCCCTTGCCCGCTCCGTCGCTACAGCCCTCGGCCGCAAGTTCCACCGCATCTCCCTCGGCGGCGTCCGCGATGAGGCGGAAATCCGCGGCCACAGAAGAACCTACGTCGCAGCCATGCCAGGTCTTATAGTGCAGGGCCTCAAGAAAGTCGGCGTGGCGAACCCAGTCGTCCTGCTCGACGAAATCGACAAGATTGGCGGctccaaccaccacggcGACCCCTCTGCTGCCATGCTGGAAGTTCTCGACCCGGAGCAGAACCACAACTTTGTCGATCACTACATCAACATCCCTATTGACTTGAGCAAGGTCATGTTCATTGCCACAGCCAACAGCCTGGATACCATCCCGGCGCCGCTGCTGGACAGGATGGAGACGATTTACATTCCGGGGTACACCACGTTGGAGAAGAGGCATATTGCCATGCAGCATTTGGTACCAAAGCAGATTAGGGTCAacgggttgagggaggagcaggttgTTTTtacggaggaggtggtggggaggatcATTGAGAGTTATACACGGGAGGCGGGGGTCAGAAATCTGGAAAGGGAGATTGGGTcggtgttgagggggaaggCGGTTGAGTACGCGGATGCGAAGGATGCGGGACACCCGGAGAAGTACAATCCTGTGCTGACGGTGGATGATCTTGAGCGATTCCTCGGCATTGagaagtttgaggaggagattgcggAGAAGACGAGCAGGCCGGGGATTGTCACGGGCTTAGTGGCGTATAGCTCGGGAGGGAATGGGAGCATCCTGTTTATCGAGGTGGCAGACATGCCGGGCAGTGGAAGGTTGCAGCTCACGGGTAAACTGGGGGATGTGCTGAAGGAGAGTGTGGAGGTGGCGCTTACGTGGGTGAAGGCGAATGCGTACGAGCTTGGGTTGACGCAGAACCCGGGGGAGGATATcatgaaggggaggagcaTTCATGTGCATTGTCCTAGTGGAAGTATTCCCAAGGATGGGCCGAGCAGTGGGATTGCGCAGGCGGTGGCGATGGTTAGTTTGTTTAGTGGGAGGGCGGTGCCGCCTACTATGGCCATGACGGTatgtcttttcttctctcatCTACTCTACGCAAGATGCTAACTTTCTCTGTCAAGGGCGAAATCTCCCTCCGTGGCCGCGTCACTGCCGTCGGTGGCATCAAGGAGAAACTTATTGGTGCGTTGAGGGCGGGAGTCAAGACTGTGTTGCTACCTGCGCAGAACAGGAAGGATGTGAAGGACTTGCCGCAGGAGGTGAAGGATGGGTTGGAGATTGTGCATGTGGAGCATATCTGGGAGGCGATACGGTTTGTCTGGCCTGATGCGGAGTGGCCGGTGGATAGGAAGGGTGTTGCTGTTCAGAGTCGGTTGTAAGAAAGGGGTGgtcatgatgatggatgatgaggcaTGGCTATTATGGGTACATATGTGAGCGGAGTTTGTTTTTGATTTGCTTTTGAGAGAAAaagtggaagaggaagatagCGTGTATTGGTATTGTAATTGAGATATTTTTCATGGTTTTCATCACGAGGAGTTTCGAGGGCGTCAATGAGTGGAGATTATGATCATTGGTTGTGAGGTTCATTGATTATTGTCCCCTTTTGATATCAGGGTTAAAtgttctcatcaccaaccaggGGTCGTAAAATTCCGGGTTATGTATGGCCTACGATCAGGGGGCAAGATTCAGGGGTAGGGTTGATTTAGACtaaaacaacaacaaacagtTGGTTTCTcgaacctctccctccctccactTTCCAACGTGACATGGAACTGCTGCAGAAGACATGTGTGTacgtacctacctaccttgacCTACATATGCATTACGCATCCTGTGGCGGCGTCGCATGCAATGCAATGTAATGTAATGTGGATGTATGGTACTAGGTTACTAGTTACTTAACTTTTTTGCTGCGGTATTATGTAGTGCAGACTGacacgacacacacacacacacacacacacacacacacacacacacacacacacacacacacacacacacacacacacacacacacacacacacacacacacacacacacaaacacacacacacacacacacacacacacacacacacggaGGAAGCggcggaagaagaagcaagctGAACTTGCTAGGGGGAAGGTTAAGAGGAAGGGTGGTACTGCATTTTTTGCATGGATGGGATTTTGTTACACTGCTTGGGAGGTAcccttgtttttttctctctggACTTTTGGCATCCTGCTGGACTGTGTGGTGATGTATAATTATAATACCTATTTGGGGCACTCACTGATGGTTGTAGTAGCGTGGGTTTTGGTTTCGAGGTTTGATGGTTAAGATTGGTATTTTAATAGCTCTGTTGATGTGAGATTCAGTGGGTGCAATACAAAGTCATGAAACGAAGGGAGCACGGAAACACGCGGATGGTCTGTGTACGATATATTaaattcttttttttttgtgtatgtgtgtgtgtgcatgTTGTTTTTGTTACTTGCTTACCCAAGGTTGCAAAGGGTTACGGTTACCGGGAAAATGTCTCAGTTGTTGGTGCCaatgaagggggagggatttaggggtggttggggtgaTGTGGTGTGATGACGAGGTTATGCTGTGGCGAGGCGGTGTATTGTAGTTAGGTAGCTGATTGTCAATATGTCAGTTTTGGGGATTGTTGGGGTTTTGGAAAGAGTGAGTATCTGTGTCTGGTTGAGGGTTGTGAGGCGAGTTTCCTTATCTTTTGATGGGTTTGATAGTGCTGCTTAGATGATAAAGATTGATTTGGATAGGGGCGTATGGGGATCGGTTTTGTATAGTGCAATGAGTGTTTTTGAACTACTTGTTCGCCTACACAAGGAAGTGTTTCAGAGTTCCACGTTGACAATGCATCATCTTCATGTGTCTATTTTGTCTGTTGACATGTTGTATTATCTGGTGCTTTGGTACCTATAACGCTTACAAGTAAAGCTTATTGCCCTGGTGATTAACACAACTAACACTGAAATGTTTGGTGCTTGAGCAACTCCCTTCTTACCCCTGAATTAGCCCATGAGATCTCCAGGCCACTTTATTTGAGACCTGGGAATAAACAAAAGAAGTAGATCGCTCCGGGATGTCAGGTAGGGCTCTTACAGGTGCCTACATGGCACGATCTTATCATGCGGTGATCACGGCCGTTGGCTCTGTAACTCATGGACACCAGGATGGGGGCTACATGTCAATTTCAGCGTTGTATACACGTTTTTTCTGCAAGCTCATGCCGTGCCATCATTGAACCACATCTCCCATCTGATCTGCGCAGCAAGCCGCCGTCGATAACACTGGGAGAGCAAGACATCTTCGGAAGGGTActggagaaaagaaaagtgAATCTATGTGGAAGGGTGGTACAAGAAATGGAGAGGGGTATTtatctccttcttctgcgATCTGCCGAagccttttccttctcttaCTGCTTCGAttgagggagagggactTTGTTGCTGGCGGAATTGTGGAACACCGTTTCCAACTAGGTTAGGCGATACGAAGTGGTTGGTAGTTGGCTGGTATCATTGGTTGTGGCTTCGTTGTCTTTTTGACATTACTATCGTTACCTACATCGATGACTGGATCTCCGGCTGAGCGAGACAAAATTTCCGGTTGGCGTAGAAAGCTGGGTAGTAGTGTGGACTTGTCATACAGGTGGGCCTGGGGACTGGAGGTTGGAAAGGGGATTGTATCTCTGCATGCATTGTACTGCCTCTTGAGAGCCCTTGGGTGGAAGTCTGCTGTATATCAAGTCTATTCGAGTTACATGACATCAATTACACATGAATTCATCTCTTCCTTCAATACTCCTAGAAACATCACATTCCCCCCTGTCTTTCATCGGACCTCTCACCCTCCAACCCGCCTCCGAACACACCCAAGTCGTGTAGTCACCCGCCGCTCAACCCTCGGCACCGATtaccaccaacccacaccCGTCCAAATCTCCAgctccaaccaacccaatCCCGTCCCGACCGTCAGGTTCATGGCACCCAACGATAGGCTCTCCATCCACACTCTTTGTTTCCGGGTCCGGATGCGGGTAAGTTGAACGACGGGTACGGGTGTTACCAACAACGGCGGACTGGAACCTCTTCACGAAGCGGATATAGAACCAAGTTGCCGGGATTGTACGGaatcttctttttttttgactGGGACAAAAGATAAAGGTTACATTGTCATATCCCTGGAATGATATTCTTGGGGTACGGATTCGCGGCCCTTCGGGAATATGTACTGGGCTTTGCTTGCTTcatatgtgtgtgtgatgggCGTTGCAATGAGGGAAGTAATGTTACACTCATCTGGTGTTGCTTTATCTTGGTCAGCCCGGTCTTTGCTACTGCTCGTGATTGATGATGTAACTGATCAAACTTGGGCATCATTCTTACTGTCTACCTGCGGCAACTGTAGCCGGAGAGAAAATTGCTTCCTGCTCAGGGTTCCCTGTCTTTTTTGTCTTGAGCAAGTTATCTGACCTTGTTTCGTGATGGAGTCATGAAAGGTACCCAATCCCGGCTGTATACAGGGAAAGACATGTCCTGCAAGAAAGGAAACGGAAGCAAGGAGTTAATCTCGCCGTGGTGGTCAAGCAAGAATATCCCGCGCATCTGGCGGAGGTCGCGGGCTAAAGTACTGCGAAATCATCGTGTACTATTTCCAGAACACATTCCCCTCGCTTCTGCGTGGGCCTCTCGGATTGAATATAGCGTCTCACCGATGAAGGCCATGTCAACCGATCGAGACGGACGAATGAATGGCAACTGATCCGTGGATCGAAGCGGGAAGAAAGTGGAAAGCCATGGTGGTTCAACGGGATGAGGAATGCTTGTTGTCAACCTGGAAGGCAGCTGGGAGTATGAGGTGGTAGTCAGTAGCTGTTTGCTGATACTCCAATCCCCGTTGATCAGCTCCATGATATGATGGCATGATCCTGAGTCCCAGAGTCCATTACCCATGAAAATCATAATCCTCATgtcatcctcacccatcaTGCACCAAGCAAGCACTCGCAGGAAAGAGCTGCATCTTCCAAAATTCTGTCCAAATTTAGGGAAATTTTCCAAGGGGAATATTCTCCGTCGGAATAAGCACCCGAGCcgtgagaaaaaaagaaaaaagcctTGGCCTGCGTTTTTGAATACCCTTTCTCCTTCCTATAATTGTCTCAACAGCAGGTAGAGATCCaccagtcatcatcacagTGAGGTAGCCAGTCAGTCATATCCACCGGACAACCTGCAAGCTTAGGGCCAGACCAGCCTTACAACACCCTCCGACTTTCCTACTTTGGCCAAGtcaagctctccctcctcctcatggAGCATGCGTGGCACCCCATTCTGGTAAATACCTTGTAACGCAAGAATGCTaccctctcccgcctcagGACCAATGCAGCCGAGATTAAAGGACACAACGGCGTAGATCTGCGAACCGCATGCATAGGTCAGGGCGATCAT is a window from the Podospora pseudocomata strain CBS 415.72m chromosome 6, whole genome shotgun sequence genome containing:
- a CDS encoding hypothetical protein (COG:O; MEROPS:MER0000485; EggNog:ENOG503NUKI) encodes the protein MPRPTQTITLPILPLPPGAVLLPGVIQRISVSSLRPDVASLLAAVYTRAAAASTSSSKSGPSGRIDTIPIACLPLASPLINYKGQQLLLQKEDSPSTPPPKIDPSKATKNDLFPYGVDAKITGIEGRGTGEFTLLVEGICRVKLEKAWTNTERGFLEGRVIDLVDDATELEKGGVVLQELFNHLKMLSRELVAILRLTAMLPRSGQQGLSPLLARRLDLFITRQKQPGALADFMANIVEASYEEKLMVLAAVEVKVRVQRVIDLLDRQVNGLKRGIKITAISTTGSGMFPFLDKGKEEEERERFRRGGTIVPVKGGLPGVGGLPGMFSGGQQPKGMIGGGGQDGEDQEPNEIEELAKRLEATKLSPEAAKVAERELKRLKKIHPAQAEYAVTRTYLETLAEIPWTVTTDDRLGPHTLPRARKQLDEDHYGLEKVKKRLLEYLAVLRLKQSVNEEVDKEIKKVEEELGATSAHSDTKEAEEAAEKAADATTALEEKIKANSAKVEILRSKRMVDKSPILLLVGPPGVGKTSLARSVATALGRKFHRISLGGVRDEAEIRGHRRTYVAAMPGLIVQGLKKVGVANPVVLLDEIDKIGGSNHHGDPSAAMLEVLDPEQNHNFVDHYINIPIDLSKVMFIATANSLDTIPAPLLDRMETIYIPGYTTLEKRHIAMQHLVPKQIRVNGLREEQVVFTEEVVGRIIESYTREAGVRNLEREIGSVLRGKAVEYADAKDAGHPEKYNPVLTVDDLERFLGIEKFEEEIAEKTSRPGIVTGLVAYSSGGNGSILFIEVADMPGSGRLQLTGKLGDVLKESVEVALTWVKANAYELGLTQNPGEDIMKGRSIHVHCPSGSIPKDGPSSGIAQAVAMVSLFSGRAVPPTMAMTGEISLRGRVTAVGGIKEKLIGALRAGVKTVLLPAQNRKDVKDLPQEVKDGLEIVHVEHIWEAIRFVWPDAEWPVDRKGVAVQSRL